In Penaeus monodon isolate SGIC_2016 chromosome 15, NSTDA_Pmon_1, whole genome shotgun sequence, a genomic segment contains:
- the LOC119581648 gene encoding rhodopsin-like, translating to MSSWNSPVQDTVLPTTNPYGNYTVVDTVPESMLHMVHSHWYQFPPMNPLWYGLLGFWMTVMGTLSVAGNFVVIWVFMNTKSLRTPANLLVVNLAISDFFMMVTMTPPLLVNAYWGTWVLGAFFCEIYAFFGSFFGCVSIWSMVFITADRYNVIVKGVSAEPLTSGGAMMRIAGTWLFTLAWCLPPFFGWNRYVPEGNMLACGTDYLTETELSRSYLYVYSVWVYLFPLAYIIYSYTFIVKAVAAHEKGMREQAKKMGVKSLRSEEAQKTSAECRLCKVALMTVTLWFVAWTPYFIINWGGMFNKPIVTPLFSIWGSVFAKANAVYNPIVYAISHPKYRAALEKKLPCLACATEGRDGGSDAGSTATAQSTEKAESA from the coding sequence ATGTCGTCGTGGAACAGTCCAGTCCAGGACACTGTCCTTCCTACCACAAATCCTTATGGGAACTATACAGTGGTAGATACGGTGCCAGAAAGTATGCTCCATATGGTACATTCTCACTGGTATCAATTCCCTCCTATGAATCCTCTCTGGTATGGTCTTCTCGGTTTCTGGATGACTGTCATGGGAACACTGTCTGTAGCTGGTAACTTTGTTGTCATCTGGGTATTCATGAATACCAAGAGTCTGCGAACACCTGCCAACTTGTTGGTTGTCAACTTGGCCATCTCCGACTTCTTTATGATGGTCACCATGACTCCTCCTCTTCTGGTTAACGCTTATTGGGGAACGTGGGTTCTCGGAGCATTCTTCTGTGAGATCTATGCCTTCTTCGGTTCTTTCTTCGGCTGCGTGTCCATCTGGTCCATGGTCTTCATCACTGCTGACCGATACAACGTCATCGTCAAAGGAGTATCTGCTGAACCTCTTACATCTGGTGGTGCTATGATGAGGATTGCTGGCACTTGGCTTTTCACTCTTGCTTGgtgccttcctcctttcttcggaTGGAACCGATATGTACCTGAGGGTAACATGCTTGCATGTGGTACTGACTACCTGACGGAGACTGAACTCTCCAGGAGCTATCTGTACGTCTACTCTGTATGGGtatatcttttccctcttgcCTACATCATCTACAGCTACACTTTCATCGTTAAGGCTGTTGCTGCTCAcgagaagggaatgcgagaacaGGCCAAGAAGATGGGAGTCAAGTCCTTGAGGAGTGAGGAAGCTCAGAAGACCTCTGCTGAGTGCCGTCTGTGCAAGGTTGCTCTCATGACCGTGACTCTGTGGTTCGTAGCATGGACCCCCTACTTCATCATCAACTGGGGAGGCATGTTCAATAAACCCATTGtcactcctcttttctccatctgggGCTCCGTCTTCGCCAAGGCCAACGCTGTCTACAACCCCATCGTGTACGCCATCAGCCACCCCAAGTACCGTGCTGCCCTTGAGAAGAAGCTGCCTTGCCTTGCTTGTGCTACAGAGGGCCGAGATGGAGGTTCTGACGCCGGATCCACTGCCACCGCTCAAAGCACCGAGAAGGCGGAGTCAGCTTAA